The genomic window GCAcactgactcctcctcctcatactGTTGTCTGACTCCTCTGACCTCCTTGAAGCAGCCTCTTGTAGCATAAGCAGCGGCTCTACAGTCCAACAGAGTTTGAATATTCACAGTCAAATAAACACTCTACATTCTGATCAGACAAAGCTGTAGAACCATAACAAAAACTAACTTTAATCATTCACTAAAGCTCTATAAAAACACTTCAACAGAGCAGCCTTTTCTAGATTCTCCACTAGATACATGTTGTGAAGCAGTTCAGAGTGAACCTCAAGAGGAGCCAgagaacagaacacaaacacagcatccatcattaaacaggaagttctgtagattgaggaaaaaaagtgaattaTCAGTTTGCTTCACACTGTGAGGAAAACATCACAGATGCAAGTTCCCATTATTTCCTGATAATTGCTGTAAAATTACCTCTCAGAATAGAGACAGACGGATCTATCAGAAGTTAACCAGAGTctgttatttctgtttattcctGCAGAGACGGGTGTCTGCactgagaagaagaaagaagctgTTCAGTAAGTCAGAGTTCAGACGCCTTCAGAACCACTCAGAGAGCAGCCGCTCACATGACGTCACCATTAAAACCTCATTCTTCTGTTTGTCAGGGATAAGAATCAGTGTGACGAACCTAAAGAGGCCTGGACCAGCATCCAGATACCAGCAGGGTCCGCCCCCGCTGCAGCTCAGGTAACAAACCAGCAGacactcactgctgctgtactgctgctgctgctgctctgaggtgACTGTTCTCCCTCTGCATCGCCTTACAGGAGGAAACAGGTGCGCCTGCATCTGCCAGCAGCAGTAAACGGGACGTGATGATGTGCAAGGCCATGTGCATCGGCATCGCCTACGCCTCCAGCATCGGCGGCATCACCACGCTGCCCGGGACCTCCCCCAACCTCATCTTCTCCGAGTACCTCAAGCAGTGAGTGAATGAAACGTAAACCTGCACCGTGTGTGATTACACCTGCCTCAcactctgtcctttcattcaGGATCTACCCCAAGTGCAACAGCATTAACTTTGGGAACTGGCTCCTGCTGTGCCTGCCCATCAGTGtcatcatgctgctgctgacatggaTATGGCTGTACTGGCTCTTCATCGGCTCTGAGTGAGTGTCTACATACCATCAACAACCTCCTATCAGTGTTTTATTCCGGCTACTCAGGCTGTCTGGTTCCTTCTAGCTGTCATTTTGTGTATTATCAGGTTTATCTTTCCTCATATCCATTGATACATTAGTGTTATCACAGTTTATGCCTAGTGACGATACAGAGCAGTCCAGGGCCGCATCATTGAGCTACTTCTTGTCAATATTGatctttttgcacatttttatgtTAGTCATAAACACAGATGACATAAGACAGGTGATTCAGTTCAGTGGCTGGGTTTTCTCTCTTCAACTTAAAtctacaaacacaaataaaaaacaaatataactCTGTCTAAATATCAGATTTATAAATTCCATGGAAACAGCACGATCATGACAACAAGAGAactcaaacacagcacagttacAAGTACAGAAACTGAAGCTCGTTTTTactcacatcagctgcagaaGTCCTGCAGATGTGACTGCTGGTTTCCTATTTGTGCTGAgaaaagcagatttttttgtttcatacAGGATTTTGTTGGTGCAAATGCTTTAttttggagatttttttttaaattgagatATATAGAATAAATAGGTTTTAATGTTTTCTAATGGAAATGTGAGTTAaacgtgatgcattcaaggaccagaAAATTCTATCTATTAAGTTCGGGCAACGTTTTCTCCTGTGAAATGTTTTGCTAAGTTAGCCGTCTTGCTAACGTTTGTGCCTCACCTTCAGCGTGTCCTGCCTGTTATTGGTTTTGAAAGCTGCAGAgacattaaatgttttaatgtatcATGTGTATTATGGTGCTGCTGGAAAATCTAAAATTGTCTAAAATTTTCATTAAAACAACTTTATTCTTATTTTAAAAATCCACTAAAATAAGGTGTCCGCTTTAACAATAttctataaaaaacaaaaaaatctgctttcCTCAGCACAACTAGGAAGCCGTGACTGGCTAACATATGAGCTGCAGTTATATGACAAATATTCTGTGAGTTTTTTCTGCATCTGTAGAGTAAAATGCATCAGAATCTGAACACTAACTGGACTATTTGatcaaataaaattaaacataaaataactctATGATACTTCTATTTCAGCACAGCCTGAACCTGAGGCATGAGTgtaatgctaatgttagcattagcagcatGATGGTGGCAGTCAGGTTAATGACAAGCATCACTGACCTTTGCACATGCTCAGTAATCTCTTCATTAGCGAGGCAGCGCCATGTGCTTTCTGTGTGCTTTTAGCCAATCACAGCCAATCATTAGTCATTAAGTTCAGTGTCGGCACTTCCTATCAAAAATGTAattcatctgtctctctctctctctctctctctctctcacacacacacagcttcggGTTCTTGTGGAAATGTGGAGGAGAGCAGTctgagaaagagaaagcagcaaAGAAAGTGATAGAAGACGAGTACAAGTCACTGGGAGGCATGAGgtaacattcattcattcattcattcagttgcTAATGGAATCACAAATGTATTGGGAGACACATAGAGttatgtgctcacacacacgttCATGTTCTCATTCATTAGTCGGTCATATGTTCATTCATGTATTCATCCACTCACTGATTCAGCAGCAgaatgttcattcattcattcattcctccCAGCCCTCAGGAGATCTTAACAGGGGTGGTGTTCCTGGTGATGGTGTTTTTGTGGTTGACCAGATCTCCAGGCTTCATGCCAGGCTGGTCTTCTCTCTTCCCGGGGTGAGTTTATATCGGTCTCAGTCCatcaaatgtaaatgtgttaATTCGCCGCTGAAAATAGTCCCAAGACATTGACAAATAAAAAGACACTGaactcttcttcttgttcttgaACAGGTATACAAACTACATCACAGACGCCACCGTGGCTCTGCTGCTGGGcctcctgctcttcatcctACCCGCCTACGGACCCTCCAGGAAATACGGTAACCACATGAAATAGTTCTCCTTATCTATCGAAGCAGGTTATCTGATGAGGAAGGTTTACTCCCGTATTTTAATGTATCTGTAATATTCGTATCAATATCATTCCCATGTTGGGCTCATGTTAGgtgtatttttttatcatcCAGAGGCCATGATTTCCTGGGAGGAGTTCCAGACCTTGATGCCATGGAAGGTGGCCCTGCTGGTCGGTGGAGGTTTTGCCCTAGCTGAAGGAGCAAAGGTGCAGTTTCTGGTTTTTGAAAACAGTCTACAGATTTTCTGTTAGTGCGGCAGAGTGACATGTTAATATCACAGAGGGAGTTCTCAGACATTCAGCTCGCCGATGGTCCTTTAATGCACTGTGTTTGACTTGTATGTCTTGAGAATGTGCTCacctgtttgctgtgtgtgtgtgtgcaggagtccGGCCTGTCTCTGTGGGTAGCCGAGCTGCTCACACCTCTGGGTGAGCTGCCGGTTTTGGCTACGATTGCGGTCGCCTGCATCATTGTCACCTCGCTCACAGAGCTGGCGAGCAACGCCGCCACCATCACCATCTTCCTCCCCATCCTGTCTCCACTGGTGGGTTCATATCCTGCAACATGTATCCTGCAAACTTTACCTGCTAACACGCTAGCATCCCAAAGGCTAAGGACCTGGGGGCGTTCATATCACAtcatcacagctgcagttcTGTTATTGATCAGTCCACAGCCTGTAGAAGTCAGACAAATCACACGACAGTCCCttcagacattttaacacagagcTGATTGATtcacttttggagtcagcccctagaggccacaagaggaactgcagtcttttggaggttgctgcttgataAATGGTTACTTCAGTGACAGTTTTTGTGTTCCAGGCTGAGGCCATCCACGTCAACCCGCTGTACGTCCTCATCCCCACCACCCTCTGCACGTCCttctccttcctgctgccagtgtCCAACCCACCCAACGCTGTGGTCTACGCCTACGGATACATCAGCATCATGGACATGGTGAGTCCTCTGAACTCTGCCGTTACACACTGGCGGCCATGTTTTAACACAGATTGTAGCTGAtcgttgctgctgctgctgctgcaggtga from Parambassis ranga chromosome 19, fParRan2.1, whole genome shotgun sequence includes these protein-coding regions:
- the slc13a1 gene encoding solute carrier family 13 member 1, whose product is MLKKLSRGLWNFRSLILIILTPLLLLPLPLVDGTKVAQCAFVLLLMAVYWMTEVIPLSMTAMLPAILFPFFGIMKSSDVAKEYFKDFHVLLVGVICLATSIEKWGLHRRIALRLVTMVGVNPAWLILGFMSGCAFLSMWVQNTSAVAMVMPIVDAVLQQILKAKEGSSSCGQDNPNLQLDETGVCTEKKKEAVQDKNQCDEPKEAWTSIQIPAGSAPAAAQEETGAPASASSSKRDVMMCKAMCIGIAYASSIGGITTLPGTSPNLIFSEYLKQIYPKCNSINFGNWLLLCLPISVIMLLLTWIWLYWLFIGSDFGFLWKCGGEQSEKEKAAKKVIEDEYKSLGGMSPQEILTGVVFLVMVFLWLTRSPGFMPGWSSLFPGYTNYITDATVALLLGLLLFILPAYGPSRKYEAMISWEEFQTLMPWKVALLVGGGFALAEGAKESGLSLWVAELLTPLGELPVLATIAVACIIVTSLTELASNAATITIFLPILSPLAEAIHVNPLYVLIPTTLCTSFSFLLPVSNPPNAVVYAYGYISIMDMVKAGLGVNVIGVLSVLLAVATWGVPLFSLDTYPEWAPVLPGFNSTTP